One Pseudodesulfovibrio cashew DNA window includes the following coding sequences:
- a CDS encoding ParA family protein — MRTIVVLNQKGGVGKTSTTVNLGAALARQKQRVLLLDLDPQAHLTYSLGIMAHQLPRTMGAVLMGECGLMDVVRETADLSVVPASVALAGTEVDLAGVERRETRLKEALAGIDGYDFVLMDCPPNLGLLTLNAMVAGTELLVPVQPEFLALQSLGKLMETVGAIRAGWNPDLALTGIVLTRYQRHKKLNRETRRNIRDYFGDALLETTIRDNISLAEAPSFGQDIFTYKPRSNGAADYRNLALELLRRGAL, encoded by the coding sequence ATGCGAACCATAGTCGTACTCAACCAGAAAGGCGGCGTCGGCAAGACCTCGACTACCGTCAACCTCGGCGCGGCCCTGGCCCGCCAGAAGCAGCGGGTCCTTCTGCTCGACCTCGACCCCCAGGCCCACCTGACCTATTCTCTGGGGATCATGGCCCACCAGCTGCCTAGAACCATGGGCGCGGTCCTCATGGGCGAATGCGGCCTGATGGACGTTGTCCGCGAAACCGCCGACCTGTCCGTGGTTCCGGCCTCGGTGGCGCTGGCCGGAACCGAGGTGGACCTGGCCGGCGTGGAGCGCCGCGAAACCCGGCTCAAGGAGGCCCTGGCCGGGATCGACGGCTACGACTTCGTGCTCATGGACTGCCCGCCCAATCTCGGCCTGCTGACCCTCAACGCCATGGTCGCGGGAACGGAGCTGCTCGTGCCGGTCCAGCCGGAATTTCTCGCCCTGCAGAGCCTGGGCAAGCTCATGGAGACAGTCGGAGCCATCCGCGCCGGGTGGAACCCGGACCTCGCCCTGACCGGCATCGTGCTCACCCGCTACCAGCGCCACAAGAAGCTCAACCGCGAGACGCGCCGCAACATCCGCGACTACTTCGGCGACGCCCTGCTCGAGACGACCATCCGCGACAACATCTCCCTGGCCGAGGCGCCCAGTTTCGGCCAGGACATCTTCACCTACAAACCCCGCAGCAACGGGGCCGCCGACTACCGGAACCTGGCCCTGGAGCTGCTCCGCAGAGGTGCCCTATGA
- a CDS encoding amphi-Trp domain-containing protein: MSEDKRLGTNPLAWVDQAAAKPAVLPGAGPTAQAAPLPVPPAPGGCFITPADTITKEDIMSKGKVKIKQTLETAMVIAHLNDLAQSLDSGVVRAEDGDNSVVLSVPETVHFEMKLSRKKDKAKCAIELEWKDDGSQAEGFRITEG; this comes from the coding sequence ATGAGCGAAGACAAGAGACTCGGAACCAACCCGCTGGCCTGGGTGGACCAGGCCGCAGCGAAACCCGCCGTGCTGCCCGGCGCAGGTCCGACGGCGCAGGCGGCTCCCCTTCCGGTCCCGCCCGCTCCCGGAGGCTGCTTCATTACCCCGGCGGACACGATCACCAAGGAGGACATCATGAGCAAAGGCAAGGTCAAGATAAAGCAGACCCTGGAAACCGCGATGGTCATTGCGCACCTGAATGACCTGGCCCAGTCCCTGGACTCAGGCGTGGTCCGCGCCGAGGACGGCGACAACAGCGTGGTCCTGTCCGTGCCCGAGACCGTTCATTTCGAAATGAAACTCTCCCGCAAGAAGGACAAGGCCAAATGCGCCATCGAACTGGAATGGAAGGACGACGGCAGCCAGGCCGAAGGCTTCCGCATCACCGAAGGCTGA